In Natronomonas salsuginis, the sequence AGTCGATCTTCGGAGGTTACGAAGGTCGTTTACTTGGATTAATATCTTTAGCAACTCTAAGCGGGAATGGTGCACAACTCCTTTTACCACCTCTATTACCAGAGATAATCAACGATCTCGCGATTTCATCGACAGCAGCCGGAATTGGTTTGTCTCTTATGTGGATATTTACAGCTGCTTTCCATTATCCCGGCGGGAGGTTTTCTGATGTATTGACTCGGAAATCCTTACTGATCCCTAGTATTGGGATCATGCTATCTGGATTGCTTTTTATATTAATATTTACTAATTCAATAGGATTTTTCATCGGTATTATTATCCTTGGAATTGGTGCTGGCATCTATACACCAGTAGCGTTTGCGCAACTCTCTGACCTCTATATTCGCCGGAGAGGCCTAGCGCTTGGTGTTAATACGGCTTCTCTGAATTTAGGAGGCTTTTTTGGAGCAATCATAGCAGTTGTCAGTCTCCAGTTTTTTACATGGCGTCAGGCATTTATCCCATTAATTTTTACATTACTTATAGTTATGATATTATTACACTACTATAACGATAGCTCGTATAGTTATTCCGGTATAAATCTTGACCTGACATCTTCTATTAGACGCCTTATTCAAACAAAAAAAATACGCTGGGCTCTCCTCGCGACTGTATGCTTTGGATTCGTGTGGCAAGGAATTTTAAGCTTTTACCCTGTATTCATGCAAGCAGAAAAAGGAATATCTGTGACCCTAAGCGGGATTTTATTTGGTGGAATCTTCCTTATCGGTACTGTTGTGACCCCGGTAGCAGGCAGAGTTGGCGATAATTGGGGCTACCTCTACGTAGGGGTACTGTCAACAGTCCTTACTGGACTAGGTTTATTTTTTATTATAACGTTTTCCACTTTTAAACCCCTCATTCTTGGAACATTTATTCTTGCACTCGGCTTGTCAAGCTTTTGGCCAGCAATGAATACATATTTGTTAAGTTCTTTTCCAATGAAAAACATGGGTGGTGATTACGGAGCGACTCGGACCATCTTCATAATCGCCGAAAGTGCTGGGCCCCTCTATATTGGCATTATGGGCGATTATTCCACATTTAATCTTGGATTTTCAACACTTTTGATTAGCTTGGTGATTTCACTAGGGA encodes:
- a CDS encoding MFS transporter produces the protein MHSTSSDRESIFGGYEGRLLGLISLATLSGNGAQLLLPPLLPEIINDLAISSTAAGIGLSLMWIFTAAFHYPGGRFSDVLTRKSLLIPSIGIMLSGLLFILIFTNSIGFFIGIIILGIGAGIYTPVAFAQLSDLYIRRRGLALGVNTASLNLGGFFGAIIAVVSLQFFTWRQAFIPLIFTLLIVMILLHYYNDSSYSYSGINLDLTSSIRRLIQTKKIRWALLATVCFGFVWQGILSFYPVFMQAEKGISVTLSGILFGGIFLIGTVVTPVAGRVGDNWGYLYVGVLSTVLTGLGLFFIITFSTFKPLILGTFILALGLSSFWPAMNTYLLSSFPMKNMGGDYGATRTIFIIAESAGPLYIGIMGDYSTFNLGFSTLLISLVISLGIILFLIKFHGEV